One region of Streptomyces leeuwenhoekii genomic DNA includes:
- a CDS encoding glycosyltransferase family 2 protein: MTNLVSVITPVHGPGARYLAEAHASLTRQEMPPGWDWEWIIQEDGETGDVRPHVPADPRISFEQGRRGRAGMARTLGLARARGELVKVLDADDMLTPGALRRDIEVLTEQRGVAWTTSRVLDLLPDGSTVGFDSDPPAGPITQGAVLERWRTHDYRSPVHPATLCARRDLVIALGGWMALPSSEDTGLLMALNAVSTGWFVEECGLLYRKWPGQSTAQSGHHDEAERRARMKVVEERAEALGKLSTWHL, from the coding sequence ATGACGAACCTCGTTTCGGTGATCACGCCGGTGCACGGGCCGGGTGCGCGCTACCTCGCCGAGGCCCACGCCTCCCTCACGCGCCAGGAGATGCCTCCGGGCTGGGACTGGGAATGGATCATCCAAGAGGACGGCGAGACGGGCGATGTGCGGCCGCACGTCCCCGCGGATCCGCGGATCAGCTTCGAGCAGGGACGGCGGGGCCGCGCCGGCATGGCCCGGACTCTGGGGCTCGCGCGGGCGCGGGGTGAGCTGGTCAAGGTGCTGGACGCCGATGACATGCTGACGCCCGGTGCCCTGCGGCGGGACATCGAGGTGCTTACTGAGCAGCGCGGCGTCGCCTGGACGACGTCCCGTGTTCTCGATCTTCTGCCGGACGGTTCCACCGTCGGGTTCGACAGCGATCCGCCGGCGGGACCGATCACACAGGGCGCGGTCCTGGAGCGGTGGCGGACGCACGACTACCGGTCGCCGGTCCATCCGGCGACGCTGTGCGCGCGCCGGGATCTGGTGATCGCGCTGGGTGGATGGATGGCGCTGCCCTCCTCGGAGGACACGGGGCTGCTCATGGCCCTCAATGCCGTGAGCACCGGATGGTTCGTCGAGGAATGCGGTCTGCTGTACCGCAAATGGCCCGGACAGAGCACCGCGCAGAGCGGGCATCACGACGAGGCCGAGCGTCGCGCCCGTATGAAGGTCGTCGAAGAGCGCGCCGAGGCGCTCGGCAAGCTCAGCACGTGGCACCTCTGA